The following is a genomic window from Parus major isolate Abel chromosome 14, Parus_major1.1, whole genome shotgun sequence.
TGAGagtggagaggccctggcacagggtgcccagagaaactgtggctgcccttggatccctggcaatgtccaaggccaggctggatggggcttggagcaacctgggatagtggaaggtgtccctgcccatggcacggggtggaactggatgagctgTAAGGTTTTCCTCATTAAATTATGGACATCTGGGACACCCAGCACTGTATTGctgggaattatttttatcttcatacAGGTGGAGATGAGGAGACCCCAAAATTAGAAATTGAGAAGATGAATCCTAAAAACAGCTCTCAGTCCTGCTCAGTTCTGCCCAATTTTTGAACTAGAACCACTACACCTGCTTATCTGTCTGTGAAGAAGAAAGGACCCATCCAAGCTGCTAAATCAAATTTGGATGTCAGAAGGCATATATGGCACCCAAAATGCCTGTGGTCAAAATAGGTCTCTTCTCCAGGAACACATAAGCTAACAGGGCTGTGAGAGTAACATTAGCTGGCAGTGGAAGAGATGCTGAGGTAAAGACAAATACTGACTGCACAGATAGGAACATCCACCATAAATTTCCTGCTTCAGGCCACccagagcagtgacagagctTCACCTGAGAACCCTGCCCAGCCACACAGATCCAAGGCTTCTTCAGGCTGCCAGTCCCCAGCCTGGATCAGAGCACTGGGATCTCCTGTCTGCACTACTGGGAGAACTGAACAGCCTGTGTCAAGCAATAGGAATCTGCTCCTTGAGGCTGCAGGTATGTCGTCCAGCCCAGCTTATGGCATGTACTGCTAAGTCTTACTCCTTTGGATGTTCTCCTTCTATTTCTCAGCATTAAATGAACCCTGTCTTGCATTGCCAATACTGCACACACTCCTCTAATAATAGTTACATATTCTTTCTCCCCACTGCCCCAGAAATAGGTGGAGGGAATCACAGGCTGTAGTTTTGCTTGCATTTTCCTTAgcaaatgtggattttttttccttcaggacGAGTTATTTTTAACCTGGCTCAATTCCCAAATTAGATACATTGCCTGGCAGCAAGAGCAATTGTACCTGCGCACTAGGGAGGAGCTTGGGAGCCCATGGAGCAGCtacaggagcagggctgggcccaGAACTACTGCTGCATGAGGGGCTGTTGAAATATAGCCTTGTCTTCTGATTTTCACAAGCACTCACAAAGATGTGTAAGAAATTGTTCCAAGGCACACAGGAGCCATGGAGGCTGCTTAGAACAAACTGCCAGTCTTGGGAATATACACAATTTCCCAAGATTTGTCCTCAGCCTACCTCATGCGGACAGCTATTAGGAAAGGGTGGCTGAATTCACTCTCTGCCACTTTTAAGTCACCCTTTTAATCTCTGCCAAAGGCAGAAAGCACAGGTGTAACAGCATAGACAGGACAGTGCAAAGTGCCAGAAAAGGCTCCAGAACACACAGTCCCTGGCATCCCCTTGGTGAATCCTGAAGAGACAGACCTGATCCTGTGGTGAGGGCAGCTTGTCcctcagcaaaaagaaaatggcaaagaCAAGCCACCAGTTCCCCAGGAGTTGTCCTGCCCAGCTTGTGCTCTCTTGGGTCAGAGAGAGCTGTCAGGTACCTTGTGGGTACAGTGTGGGCCCCTAAATAAGGCCTTGGCCCCTAAACACTGTAAGATCAGGGCATGATTTTTGCCCGTGTGCTTTTGTGTTGTGACACAAGAACCAACTTGGCTGAAAACCACTGATATGAGTTgcaaagctgtggctgtcagCTCACTGAAGTGTGTcttgcagaaaaaataacagcatttaTTAGCTTTAACAGGAACAAAAATGGAGAAGCATTTTGGGACACAATCCTTTGacccagagacagaaaattccCACTCCAAGGCAAGTGGCATTGCAAAGACTTGCTCTGGGTTCAATTTAATCATGACAAGGGAAAAAGATGGTTAATAGCTGTAAAACTAAGGCTAGAGGTTGCAAGTCCTGTGCATCAGAAGCAAGTAACTCGCACCTGAGCACAGTGATGGTTTGGACAGTACAGTgggctggaaacagcagaatACCCTACAATCAGTATCCCTGTGGTCAGCCAGGAAACAAGGTTTACTGAGACCTGTAGTTGTTAGTTCTGCTGTTACTCTATAATTTGAAATAGCAACTTGGTTTCTGGGATCAGTTTGTCATAACAAGATTTGTATTTCCCCAAagtttatttacttttccagGTTCCTATGCTTTTCTGTAAGCCAAATCTCCCCAGGAAAGCCAATCTCTGAGCAATCACAGATAAAATCCTGATAACTTAAAAATACTTCTccaacagcagtgaaaaaaaatttgcagcctttggaaaaaaacaagtgtgAAAGGGTTAACAAAGAACAAGGTCAGCAGGCTCCGTGGAGGCAttgtctgtgctggcagctctggcagtggGTCTTGAACCTCCCCAAGTCTGCACTGACTGCAGAAggccctgtccctgcactgctgcagagccccgctcctctcctctcctctctgcagggctgactcactgcagctctcccagccacGCACAGAGCACCAAAGCACCGTGGCTGTGCTGGCATTGCCACCCCCTTCCCCTCTTCTAAATCGACTACTGAGTCAGTCCTTGCCAGATGAGACTGCCCTCTGAGCTGCCATGCTCCTGGCAGTAAAGGAAtttcaaaaaccccaaaggtcCCTCATATTCTTAATGCCCCAAATCACTTGAGAAATGTGCTGATGCAATAGTACCAGTGAAGGACTTGAAATGTGGGTTTTCAGCCAGGAGTCTTCACAGAGGATTCAGAGCATCACTGTCATGGCTGAGACAACATGTGCAGACTGTTAATTTGACTCTGGGTTAATTTGTATGTCCTTGCCACAAAGTGATCTTCCCCCAGTCCATGctcaccccagctctgctcttcttGCATGAGTTTATATACTAATGACAAAGGCTTCATGTTCTGAGTCATGAAGCAAAATGCTATTGAAGGGATTTTCCCTGCATTGGTTCTACAAGTACCTAGTAACTGTCTTTGCACAATGTCGCCAACCTACAAGGGACCTTAGGGGTGATTAGAACAGGGGGCCTTTCAATCAGTTGGAGATGCTGTTCTCTTTAATGCAATTTCACTCATGTTCTTGTCAGCTGGCATGAAGACTGGCAGTGGTGTCTCCTTACAGGAGGTAAAAGCAGATGTTAAGCATATTTGCAGCCTCAGCTAGGacccttctcctctcctcctaCGCAATTTGACTTGCCAGATTAAATTCCTCTCACCAGAATGACAAGCTGGATGCAGCATCCTCTCCAGAGCCTGCGTTTGGGATTCATCTCCCAGCTGCACCAGGAAGGCTCCCTCTGCAGCCAGTGTGAGACACAATTAACCTACAGATTCCATAAACCTTTATGACCACCCTGGGGAAGCCTAATTCAGAGGTTTAGTCTACTACTTTTGCTGATGAAAAGAATGACCAAAATAATTCAGATCACtaatttttccttcccctggcCACTGCTTCAGCAGGCATATAGGATTTTCCTTTAGTCACCTTATGCCTCTGTACACTCCCACCACCACCTCTGCTCACACTGCCATAAGGCTAAGCCCttcccaaacaaaaccagcccaGCCACTGAGTCCACTGAGCCACTCAGTCCACTGAGAGGAACTGCAGAGAGATCAGTGTTTTagcaaacagtaaaaaaataaacccattcCTTTGGTATTAACTGTTGATGACCCAGACAGGATGATTGGCTCATAGCTACAGTCTCCTGAATGCTTAGAAGGTGGACAGGGTGGCACCAGGCCTGGGCTGGGCAACACCCTTGCCAGGTTAGAAGCTCTGAACAGCTTCAGTGAATTCCTTATGTTCTGGCCACATCTCTCCATGGTACCTGCACCATTCACTGGACAGGTACCTTGGTGAAACACACGCATTTTCATTCCCAACTAGGTGACACATCCCTCCACATGCATCAGCTTGGTTTGATGCCAAAGGCTAGCACCAGGGGTGAGTAGTAACAATTTGGCTTGAACATTTGGCTCTGCTAAGCTGCAGACTTGCCAGTGCTAACTGGGACCAAGCTTTACCACTGAAAGGGTCCAACACGTATTTCCCATATAAGCTTGGCAGTACTCAAATCCTCAGGCCAGAGAAGGCTGCTCCCACACTCAGCGGCTGCAGCAGCAGTATCTCTCAGCTCAAATGGTCCTGtgatttaaaagataaaaatacaagttCTTGACTGAAGCCATTTTGTTGATGAGACTATTGTTGAGGTACTTCAGAGGCAATTACTGTTCACAGTACAGCTTCCAAGCAGCTCAGCTTCTGCAGGGCCAGCACAAGGATAGGCTGCTTCTTTCCTGACAATGGCGCTCCTCTCCTGGTCACAGGCTGCAGCCTGTACCCTTTCTCCCTGACCCCTGCTTACAGAGCACCACACTGAGCCAGATGTGGTCAGcgtgagcacagccctgcatccctgctcACCACAAATATGGCtcatggcagcagctgggaaccacactgccacagcccaggagaaagggaaagttgtggcagagctggcagcatcACTCTGGCATGCTGACCACTCACTTCAGGAACCTCCCTCCCTTGAGGGACCTCACCCTCTTCCCAAAGGAGGGGCAACAGCTGGAAATCAGAGCCAGGGACTCATTACAGCAATGTAGTGAGGAAGTTTTATTTGGAAACATGGTAGAAGTTTGTAACCCAACACTGGGTGCACAACTGATGCCGGAGCATACGCAGTTACTATTGAAACACAGGAGTGTTTCGGACAATTGCtgtaataaaacacaaaattctcATACTCCAATACCAGGACACTACAGCAATCTTTAGAATCAAAATTACATCCAAGGAATTCTCTGCACTTACAATTGACCCCACAGTGTAATCTACCTATATATAAGATTAATATATATAGCATGGGAAATTGAAAATCCTTGCTCCATAGATGTATGAATGTCAAgtcttttataaataaacatccagtgaagagaaaaaattacatttctagttcatatttatacataaaatactAACAGCAATGGGTGGAAAATTGCACACAGGCCACTCCAAGCCATGCAgcaggcttggagcagcccaTCCAAGTTAATATTGAAGTACACACAGGACAGACGAGTCACTAACAGATATTGCGCATTTACAAGAGATCAACTACCAAATCGGGACAACTGTACACATTGGAGAAACCATTTTCAttctggagctttttttttgttaaacgTAGATTTGTTACATCTCTTTACATCATACCGCAACATTTACTTCGTGGAGAGGATAAGGGCAACAATGAGGCCGTAGAGACCCAAGACTTCAGCGAAGATCAAAATGAGGATCATCCCCACAAATAacctgggctgctgtgctgtgccccgGACACCTGCATCGCCCACAATGCCGATGGCAAAGCCAGCAGCCAGACCGCTGAGACCCACGCTCAAGCCAGCACCCAGCTGAAGGAAGCTCCTGTGGGACAGAGACGCAAGAGTTTCAGTGGCAAAGAACAGGATACCCAGCCTCAAGCCCCTAACTCTTTCAACAAGCCAAATGTCTCAAAGCAGAAGCTTACTGACACTCCAGACTCTAATACTTAAAGAAACAGGCAGCAGTGAATGATTTTCACCTGATGTTCATGTGTTTGGCTCATACATCAAACTGAGTTACTGGGCTCATCTGGCCACCAGCAGGCTCAGCATGGTGTCAGAGCAGCACTTACTAGCACTTGCAGCAATGCCTGTCCCGTGGTGCTGTGCAGCCTGTTAGTAGCTGCTCATTTCCAACCTTTAGCAACCTtacacagccacagcacatcCAGGCGTCttgcacagcaggagctgggcaggaatgGTCTGGTTTTCCAAGAAGGAGAGCAGTCCCTATTAGTGTCTGCCCACCTGGTAATTGCAAAGGGCCATTTGTATCTGCTGTTTTAGACCATGTCATGTTATGCCAAGCACACTGCTTATAGGTACAGCCTGTACAGCAACAGATACTTGTCACACTTAAGCAGCACTGTTTAATTCTAAGATGGCTCAATCACACCAGTTCCAGCTGTTCTGAGAAGCCGAAAGGAGATTAAGTTTCAGACTGTAGCTGCTATAGAGGCCTGATGTATAGCTCAAGGATTGATTTACCAGCACATAAAGCAATATTAATTATTCACTTACATCTCCCAGGCAACAGCAGAACTATTTAGACAGTACTGGAAACAACTGTGCATCCAGGTCTAGAGTCTGGCATCATGACCAAAGCTTTGCCTCCTATTCCAGCGCTGCCTGCACAAAGCTTCTTTTAAGCCACAGCCCCCCCACATGAGCAGTGGGATGCCCGATTGATCTGTGACAGCCAGTACAACCAACTGAGCAGGTGGCTCCACTGGGGCTGAGGCATCCAGCAGGACAACTGGAATCTAGCCTGTGCTCCTAAGCCTAGCCCAGCAGCATTTAGCACTGCCAGCCCTTCCGGGGGCCTTGAGCCAAAACCACCCCCACACAAAGCATCAAACAGTGACAGGACAGTCTGAAACAGACCCACCGGATGCACCAACTTACTTGAATAGTGTGATGTCAGGTGAGAGGGCATTGGCAATGAGCACTGCCACTACGAGGCCATAGATTGCTATAATACCAGCCATGACCACAGGGATGATGGACTTCATGATCAGCTCAGGCCTCATGACAGACATGGCTGCAATACCTGTGCCACTCTTTGCAGTTCCATATGCAGCTCCcaaggctggaagagaaaaaaaaatgcattagacATCCCCAAATACCATTTCTTTCACTAGGCTGCAGTTAGAACAGCTAAGTCAGCGCAAGGAAGGATTGTGCAAAACGAACATGGTCATGTGACAGCCAGGAATACTCCCTTAAGGGATGGGGAAGTGACCTACCCAGAGTCCTATTCCAAAGATGAGTAAGAAGTGATGTTCAAACACTACTGATAGCAGAATATCTTACCAGGCCAGCTTCACAGCAGGGCACACCCTAGCAGCCATCTATGCCCCTGCTTAGGGGCCAAAACCCAGTCTCAAGGGGAGCTCCAGTGTTGTGACCTCCCAGAGTCCACAATGCAAGGCTCAACAAAGCACATCTGTCTACCCCAGCAGAacacagctgagagctgggcCACCTGAACTGAGTTCAAATGCACAGATCTTCATGGGGCTTGTTCTCCCACAAAACTCATTTGCCTCTGCTTTGGCCCTGGAGTTAAACGTGCCACTGCAGCTTCATCAGACACACATCAGACATAGAAACAAGCTCAAATACTACTGTTCCATGTCATTTCTTGGAGAAAGATTCTGGCACATGGAGAGGGTGACCTCACCTTGGGCCCAAACATTTGTCAATCCAATCACAAAGAATAGTTTGGCTTGTAGGTTAGAGAGGACCACAACCACCTTACACCTAAGGTTTACTCATGTCTATCAACACAGAGACCTGCATAGGATGATGGGCTCTATCACCTGTACCTGAGACCAGCTGGAAGAGAACAAAGCACTACACCtgatgtcaccctgaaaattaagccttttGATCTTGTTTTGATAGTTTTAAttactttcccaggaaagtaactgtaaacataaGTGTTTACAgattccttctaagaaacgtcctttgatggacatttcacatgaccagtgtgattgggaaggtggtaacttagTTATCTAATCCCTGGTCATTGTgaagaatctataaatactgaagtcagaaaataaagttacttcttttcctgtcataCCACTGAGACGTTTGTGCGAATCATTCCATGTCCTTTAGCAACACCCCAAAGTAATTTCTGCCTTGAAAACTTTTTATTAGTCACACAGAAGCTTCCTCAAATGCCTCATTCTTTGATTCTGCAGTACTTGAAAAGACACCTTTCCTTCCAGTCTTACTCGGGAGTATTCTGGAAATTCCTTCCCGGCTTCCTACTTCATTCACCATCACCCAGAGATGACATGGATGTCAACTGCCAGCCAGGAATAAGTCCCTGAAGCAGCAGAGATAGGCATATGGAAGGGCAGGCAGTCTCCTTTTCTGACACCATCAAGATTGTCTTCAGAGGTCAGCCCTATCTGGCAAGAAAATGTTCTTGCATCTGTTCTAAAAGACTGCTGGAGTGTATTTAAACCACAGACATTTAAAGTCTTTGTACTGTTCTGAGACTTAATAGTTGAGTTTGCTCCACCCACAGAAAACTAAGGTTTCTCCAAGGGAGACCCGATTGTTCCACAAAGATCTATAAATGCCTTGCACTGGTATCCAAGTGTGAGATTGTGCACCTAGTCACAACAAGAGTTCCTGGAATTTATTTGGAGGAGTTTGGATATATACTTTCCTGCTTCTCACTTAGTACTCCCATAAAGCCCATCTTTGGAGCAGTCATCCTCCTGGCTTGGCACCAGACCATTCATACAAACAGCACCACTACACTAACACAAGGTTCATTCTTAGAAGGAagttcagttttatttacaaaaacTTGAGGGGAAAGTCTCATTAACTACCAATTTGCTCTGTGCTAGCAAAGCTCTTGAACCTTGACTGGCACCACGGGATGGGAAGGGCTATTTTGGACAGTTCAGAACTAGAACTCAAGTTAGGAAGCTTGAGCAATGAGCATGTTCTACCTGCAAATATAAGATGAACCTGGAAATTAGCACATAGACTTAATCAGCCATTTCAGTGAAGGCTCTGTTTAGAGTCTAGCCCTTACAAAGTCTAAAAAGAAACTACTGACTTGAACTAGGAACCATTTTTGTTGGATGAAGCATCTTCTAATGGCTGGGACTAAGTCTGAATCCTGGTTCCACCATCTACCCCGGGTACAGAATTTAGCAGAAACCACTTCTGTCTGCAATATTTTACAGATCTCTGGAAAAATGCAGAGGCTCATGACGGAAGTTCACTATTTAAAGTTATACCAGTTGTCACCCCCTCCAAGCATTAAGCTACTCAGGGGTGTTGCAATTAATGCAGCTAAGTATTAGAGAAGGTGATTTTGTAACCCCACTTACAGAAAGTCAGCTTGTTCAAGCTTCTGTGGAAGGGCAGTGCAGCACAAGTTTGTGAGCTTCATGTCAAAAGCCCAGAAGAGGCCAGATCTTATGCCTTGAACTTGTTTTAGACACAGTTCAAAAGAACTGTTTACCAGTCTTCACATGATAGCCTTAGATGCCACTGAACCTCTACTGAACTCCCACTGGTGGCCACACAGAGCTTCAGAGCTTGGGACATCTTCTCCCAAGGAAGCCTTTACCCCCACCCCAACCAAGAGACATCTCCAGCACCTTACAAGGCAGCTTTACAGCACTTCACTAGCCTGGCAAGTTGGGTCTTTGACATTATCCCAGTATTACAAGCAAGGTGTCAAAGACAGTACCTGCTTCCCACCATGACCCAGCCTCTAGTGGTACAGCCACTCAGTTTTGGGCCATGGGCACCCTTGACAATGTTCTTGCACACCTTCACCTCTAccttgcagcagctctgaaaaactgaagcaCATGTATTTCATATGCtacatttaaatattcctgATTGATTGGAAGGGCATGTTTTCCAAAGTCTCAGTGAACAGGATTTGAGGAGGTCTGTGACACACACTGGAAATGGGGCAAGAGCTGTACCTCTACTACTCaccaagtttctttttttttttgtgtcagttCATCCAGATCCCTCACCTCTAACGTACAGACCAAGCAAGCTCCAAACACTACTTTTAAAGAGGCAGACCTGTCAAAACATATACCTGGCAGGTGGAGATGCACTCCACCTATTGAGTTCACCAGAAAAGGAATCCATGCTGGTCTCTAACCAGGAATTATGCTATTTGGAAGTTCAATGGTGTCACAATACAGAGAAGTTGCAATGCACATCATTCAAGACCACCTACTCCCAGTAAGCCTGTTTCAAAGGTCAACTCCCTTGTGAAATACTTGATTTACTCCTTCAACTCATCACTGGTTACCATCACAGCAAGCATGAAAGACCATTAGGGATGAGCACTTACATCTGGAGCCTTTTAAAACTAATCATTATCAAATGGGCTGCCCTCTGCAGTAGGCAGGCTTCCCTGCCAATTCACCAACATCTATCCACCCCTGAGCAGGTTATTCttaaaaggctggaaaaatgtTAGAGGTGACATCCAGGTCAAGTACAGTACTCGCTTTGCCATGCCTGAAACCTGGGCACTTCCAAAGAAACAGGCTGCCTCCCACAGGCTGGCCCtgccccctcccaccccacctCAGGTTACAGAAATGGATACCCTTGGAAAAAccctgctgctcagcccaggTGATCTCCACAGAACAGACAAGCTGCGTTAGGGGAACTGTACCAGAGCCTATGCAAATTCCCATCACAGCGGCTGAAGCCTGTTCCCC
Proteins encoded in this region:
- the ATP6V0C gene encoding V-type proton ATPase 16 kDa proteolipid subunit — its product is MSSGASPEYASFFAVMGASAAMVFSALGAAYGTAKSGTGIAAMSVMRPELIMKSIIPVVMAGIIAIYGLVVAVLIANALSPDITLFKSFLQLGAGLSVGLSGLAAGFAIGIVGDAGVRGTAQQPRLFVGMILILIFAEVLGLYGLIVALILSTK